The following coding sequences are from one Geodermatophilus normandii window:
- a CDS encoding DUF4333 domain-containing protein encodes MTNPPQGGQPGQYGQPGQYGQQPGQYGQPGQYGQPGGGQYGQPGGYGQQPGQYGQPGGYGQPAQQPGQYGQPGYGQQPGQYGQQPGQYGQQPGQYGQPGQYGQPYGQQPPKKSRTGLVIGLVALAVVVIAAAIILPIVLGKDVLDPSQAEDDIATQFQETFGVSVEVSCDDEMVVENGATYECTGTTEDGEDVTLQVAITDADSAAYTWEVAS; translated from the coding sequence ATGACCAACCCACCGCAGGGTGGCCAGCCGGGGCAGTACGGGCAGCCGGGGCAGTACGGCCAGCAGCCCGGCCAGTACGGGCAGCCGGGGCAGTACGGCCAGCCGGGCGGTGGGCAGTACGGGCAGCCCGGCGGGTACGGGCAGCAGCCGGGGCAGTACGGGCAGCCCGGCGGGTACGGGCAGCCGGCGCAGCAGCCGGGCCAGTACGGCCAGCCCGGGTACGGCCAGCAGCCGGGGCAGTACGGCCAGCAGCCCGGCCAGTACGGGCAGCAGCCCGGGCAGTACGGGCAGCCGGGGCAGTACGGCCAGCCCTACGGCCAGCAGCCGCCGAAGAAGTCACGGACCGGGCTGGTCATCGGCCTGGTGGCGCTCGCCGTCGTCGTCATCGCCGCGGCGATCATCCTGCCGATCGTGCTCGGCAAGGACGTCCTGGACCCGTCGCAGGCCGAGGACGACATCGCCACGCAGTTCCAGGAGACCTTCGGCGTCTCGGTCGAGGTCTCCTGCGACGACGAGATGGTGGTGGAGAACGGCGCCACGTACGAGTGCACCGGCACGACCGAGGACGGCGAGGACGTGACCCTGCAGGTCGCGATCACCGACGCCGACTCGGCGGCCTACACCTGGGAGGTCGCCTCCTAG
- a CDS encoding 5'-3' exonuclease, with amino-acid sequence MLLDAASLYFRAFYGVPTSVTSPDGRPVNAVRGFLDMTARLVTAHSPDRLVACWDDDWRPAFRVAALPSYKAHRLSPDGGEETPDELGPQVPVLVDVLAAAGIARVGAPGYEADDVIGTLATRARGPVDVVTGDRDLFQLVDDARGVRVLYTNRGIADIEVVDEAAVAARYGIPGRAYADFAVLRGDPSDGLPGVAGIGAKTAAALVTEFGDLAGIRAAAARTVVPKAPLTAAVLKRLHAGGDYLDAAPVVVAVARDIDMPAVEGSLPRRPADPDALAALADAHGLRSSLGRLGAALGWPADALG; translated from the coding sequence ATGCTGCTCGACGCCGCGAGCCTCTACTTCCGGGCCTTCTACGGCGTCCCGACCAGCGTGACCTCGCCCGACGGCCGGCCGGTGAACGCCGTCCGCGGCTTCCTCGACATGACCGCCCGGCTGGTCACCGCCCACTCCCCCGACCGGCTGGTGGCCTGCTGGGACGACGACTGGCGGCCGGCGTTCCGCGTGGCGGCGCTGCCGTCGTACAAGGCACACCGGCTCTCCCCCGACGGCGGCGAGGAGACGCCCGACGAGCTCGGGCCGCAGGTGCCGGTGCTCGTCGACGTGCTGGCCGCGGCCGGCATCGCCCGGGTCGGGGCGCCCGGCTACGAGGCCGACGACGTCATCGGCACGCTGGCCACCCGCGCGCGCGGGCCGGTCGACGTCGTCACCGGGGACCGGGACCTGTTCCAGCTCGTCGACGACGCCCGCGGCGTCCGGGTGCTCTACACCAACCGGGGCATCGCCGACATCGAGGTGGTCGACGAGGCGGCGGTGGCCGCGCGGTACGGGATCCCCGGGCGGGCCTACGCGGACTTCGCGGTGCTGCGCGGGGACCCCAGCGACGGCCTGCCCGGCGTCGCGGGCATCGGCGCGAAGACGGCGGCGGCGCTGGTCACCGAGTTCGGCGACCTGGCCGGCATCCGCGCGGCCGCGGCGCGCACCGTGGTGCCGAAGGCGCCGCTCACCGCGGCGGTGCTCAAGCGGCTGCACGCGGGCGGGGACTACCTCGACGCCGCGCCCGTGGTCGTGGCCGTGGCGCGTGACATCGACATGCCGGCGGTCGAGGGGTCGCTGCCCCGCCGCCCGGCGGACCCGGACGCGCTGGCCGCGCTGGCCGACGCGCACGGCCTGCGGTCCTCGCTGGGCCGGCTCGGCGCGGCCCTCGGATGGCCGGCCGACGCCCTGGGGTGA
- a CDS encoding M24 family metallopeptidase, giving the protein MASSTGALVSIDRVYAARSVAAELGVDVLVLTPGSDLRYLCGYDAHAMERLTALVVPRAGEPLLVVPRLEAPMVDASPAGTLGLELHAWDETDDAFAVLAREVTARLGGAPTRVAVGARTWAEHALGVHRALPGSALELATPVLDRLRMVKTPAEVEELALAGGAIDRVHARMGEWLRVGRTEAEVGADIAAAILAEGHVGVDFTIVGSGPNGASPHHELSDRVVAAGDLVVVDIGGETATGYRSDCTRTYVVGGEPDAEVAEWYAVLQDAQEAAVAAVRPGVTAEEVDAVARDRITAAGWGGHFIHRTGHGIGLDTHEAPYIVAGNDLPLEPGMAFSVEPGIYLPGRCGARIEDIVVCTDDGVRTLNEGPRELVVLPG; this is encoded by the coding sequence GTGGCAAGCAGCACGGGGGCCCTCGTCAGCATCGACCGCGTGTACGCCGCGCGCAGCGTCGCCGCCGAGCTCGGCGTCGACGTCCTGGTCCTCACACCGGGCTCGGACCTGCGCTACCTGTGCGGCTACGACGCCCACGCCATGGAGCGGCTGACCGCCCTCGTGGTCCCCCGGGCCGGGGAGCCGCTGCTCGTCGTCCCCCGGCTCGAGGCGCCGATGGTCGACGCGAGCCCGGCCGGGACGCTCGGCCTGGAGCTGCACGCCTGGGACGAGACCGACGACGCCTTCGCCGTCCTCGCGCGGGAGGTGACCGCCCGGCTGGGCGGTGCACCCACCCGGGTCGCGGTGGGCGCGCGCACCTGGGCCGAGCACGCGCTCGGCGTGCACCGGGCGCTGCCGGGCTCGGCGCTGGAGCTGGCCACGCCGGTGCTCGACCGGCTGCGGATGGTCAAGACGCCGGCCGAGGTGGAGGAGCTCGCCCTCGCCGGTGGCGCCATCGACCGGGTGCACGCGCGGATGGGGGAGTGGCTGCGCGTGGGCCGCACCGAGGCGGAGGTGGGCGCCGACATCGCCGCGGCCATCCTCGCCGAGGGGCACGTGGGTGTGGACTTCACCATCGTCGGGTCCGGCCCCAACGGCGCCAGCCCGCACCACGAGCTCTCCGACCGGGTGGTGGCGGCCGGTGACCTCGTCGTCGTCGACATCGGCGGGGAGACGGCCACCGGCTACCGCTCGGACTGCACCCGCACCTACGTCGTCGGCGGCGAGCCCGACGCCGAGGTGGCCGAGTGGTACGCGGTCCTGCAGGACGCGCAGGAGGCCGCCGTCGCCGCCGTCCGGCCCGGGGTGACCGCCGAGGAGGTCGACGCCGTCGCCCGCGACCGGATCACCGCCGCCGGGTGGGGCGGGCACTTCATCCACCGCACCGGTCACGGCATCGGTCTGGACACCCACGAGGCGCCCTACATCGTCGCGGGCAACGACCTGCCGCTGGAGCCGGGGATGGCCTTCTCCGTCGAGCCCGGCATCTACCTGCCCGGGCGCTGCGGCGCGCGCATCGAGGACATCGTGGTCTGCACCGACGACGGCGTCCGCACGCTCAACGAGGGTCCCCGTGAGCTCGTCGTCCTCCCCGGCTGA
- a CDS encoding Lrp/AsnC family transcriptional regulator — protein sequence MSSSSSPAEHAPDVDRALLAALARDGRASYTELAERVGLSVSAVHQRVRRLEQRGLITGYRATIDARQVGAGLTAFVSITPLDQAQADDAPAKLTHLDAIEACYSVAGMESYLLKVRVASPEALEALLRDIRTTANVATRTTVVLSTFYEDRPPV from the coding sequence GTGAGCTCGTCGTCCTCCCCGGCTGAGCACGCCCCCGACGTCGACCGGGCGCTGCTGGCCGCCCTGGCGCGGGACGGGCGGGCCAGCTACACCGAGCTCGCCGAGCGGGTGGGCCTGTCGGTGTCGGCGGTGCACCAGCGCGTGCGCCGGCTCGAGCAGCGCGGCCTGATCACCGGTTACCGGGCGACGATCGACGCGCGGCAGGTGGGGGCGGGGCTGACGGCGTTCGTGTCGATCACGCCGCTGGACCAGGCGCAGGCCGACGACGCCCCGGCCAAGCTCACGCACCTGGACGCGATCGAGGCCTGCTACTCGGTGGCGGGGATGGAGAGCTACCTGCTCAAGGTGCGGGTCGCCTCGCCGGAGGCGCTCGAGGCGCTGCTGCGCGACATCCGCACCACCGCCAACGTGGCCACCCGCACGACCGTCGTCCTCTCGACCTTCTACGAGGACCGTCCTCCCGTCTGA
- a CDS encoding DMT family transporter, producing the protein MTDDLARGVGDHLPGTVLALTAALLFGLGSVLQHEAAARASAGGRLRMRAMVGQRTWLAGQVTTTAGTGAQVAALALAPVSLVQPLLAGALVAALAVRWARTGLPPTRPEGLGAVLTVAGIAVFVTAARPGPGVVDRVPAGWAVVLAVVGVTVAVALTARLGAGRGAALACGVTGGLAAGVAAVLVAAGLTAVSTDGVVDALARPAVWGAVVAGVVSQVGAQQAYGRGSLSASLPALAVLDPMAAVPAARLLLGEHLEPGHAAVWGPAGLVAVVGIVLLTRGGGQPAPRR; encoded by the coding sequence GTGACCGACGACCTCGCCCGCGGGGTGGGCGACCACCTGCCCGGCACCGTGCTGGCCCTGACGGCGGCGCTGCTGTTCGGCCTGGGCTCGGTGCTGCAGCACGAGGCGGCGGCGCGGGCCTCGGCCGGCGGGCGGCTGCGGATGCGGGCGATGGTCGGCCAGCGGACCTGGCTGGCCGGCCAGGTGACGACGACGGCCGGGACGGGGGCACAGGTGGCGGCGCTCGCCCTGGCGCCGGTGTCGCTCGTGCAGCCGCTGCTCGCCGGGGCGCTGGTGGCCGCCCTCGCCGTCCGCTGGGCGCGGACGGGCCTCCCGCCGACCCGGCCGGAGGGGCTCGGCGCGGTGCTGACCGTCGCGGGGATCGCGGTCTTCGTGACGGCGGCCCGTCCGGGCCCGGGGGTCGTCGACCGGGTGCCCGCCGGGTGGGCGGTGGTGCTCGCCGTCGTGGGCGTCACGGTGGCCGTCGCGCTCACCGCCCGGCTCGGCGCCGGCCGGGGGGCCGCGCTCGCCTGCGGCGTCACCGGGGGCCTGGCGGCCGGGGTGGCGGCGGTGCTCGTCGCGGCCGGGCTCACCGCGGTCTCGACCGACGGGGTGGTCGACGCGCTCGCCCGGCCCGCGGTGTGGGGCGCGGTCGTGGCCGGCGTGGTCTCCCAGGTCGGCGCCCAGCAGGCCTACGGGCGGGGATCGCTGAGTGCGTCCCTGCCGGCGCTCGCGGTCCTGGACCCGATGGCGGCGGTGCCGGCCGCCCGGTTGCTGCTGGGGGAGCACCTCGAGCCGGGGCACGCGGCGGTGTGGGGTCCGGCGGGGCTCGTCGCCGTCGTCGGCATCGTGCTGCTCACCCGCGGTGGCGGGCAGCCGGCGCCCCGGCGGTGA
- a CDS encoding intein-containing Rv2578c family radical SAM protein, with protein MRWDARRLDADDESLLPGMPSLRGLLRSVEVPEFPGVTMHEVLCRSALNPVPEASRMPFSHTINPYRGCLHQCVYCLAGDTRILMADGRQRPIAALRVGDRVIGTERRGTHRYYVETEVLAHWGTVKPAHRVTLADGTELLASGDHRFLTRRGWRHVTGTTSGRGRRPHLTTDDELMGFGRTGTSPVVRAEYRRGHLAGTVRGDGHLGVHRQERPGRAHGDDHRFGLALVDDEGPDRAQAYLAAEGIRTPRLGVADAVGNRRPLPAIRTSAAAAVGRIADRRECGVDGIAVEADAALQVVDLQSVGLEMPMFDITTGTGDFVANGVVSHNCFARSTHEWLDLDAGRDFDTQIVVKTNLVEVLRRELARPSGRRRHVALGTNTDPYQRAEGRYRLMPGVIRALADSGTPFSVLTKGTLARRDLPLLADAARDVPVGFGVSLAIWDDDLHASLEPGVPSPRARLDLVRAVADAGLPCGVFLAPVLPGLTDRRSDLDAALGAIAEAGATGVTVVPLHLRPGAREWFSAWLAREHPSLVGRYRQLYRGGAYVPAEYRAWLAARVAPLLRRHGLDGRSDGAARGAEAPPGVPGDDEAAFPAGSLPPARDDAAARPRGARPRRARADDVPGQLALI; from the coding sequence GTGAGGTGGGACGCCCGGCGGCTCGACGCCGACGACGAGTCGCTGCTGCCGGGCATGCCGAGCCTGCGCGGGTTGCTGCGCAGCGTCGAGGTGCCCGAGTTCCCCGGTGTGACGATGCACGAGGTGCTGTGCCGGTCGGCGCTCAACCCGGTGCCGGAGGCCTCGCGGATGCCCTTCTCGCACACGATCAACCCGTACCGGGGTTGCCTCCACCAGTGTGTGTACTGCCTGGCCGGGGACACGCGGATCCTCATGGCCGACGGCCGTCAGCGGCCTATTGCGGCGCTGCGGGTGGGGGACCGCGTCATCGGCACGGAGCGCCGCGGCACCCACCGGTACTACGTGGAGACCGAGGTGCTGGCCCACTGGGGCACGGTCAAGCCCGCCCACCGCGTCACCCTGGCTGACGGGACCGAGCTCCTGGCCAGTGGGGACCACCGCTTCCTGACCCGTCGCGGTTGGAGACACGTCACCGGTACGACGTCCGGCCGCGGGCGGCGACCGCACCTGACGACCGACGACGAGCTGATGGGCTTCGGGCGGACGGGGACGTCCCCCGTCGTCCGCGCCGAGTACCGGCGGGGCCACCTGGCGGGGACGGTCCGCGGCGACGGCCACCTCGGGGTCCACCGTCAGGAGCGACCCGGGCGGGCCCACGGGGACGACCACCGCTTCGGCCTGGCGCTGGTGGACGACGAGGGTCCGGACCGCGCCCAGGCGTACCTCGCCGCGGAGGGCATCCGCACGCCTCGTCTCGGCGTCGCGGACGCGGTCGGCAACCGCCGACCCCTGCCGGCCATCAGGACGTCCGCGGCGGCCGCCGTCGGCCGCATCGCCGACCGCCGGGAGTGCGGGGTCGACGGCATCGCGGTCGAGGCTGACGCGGCTCTCCAGGTCGTCGACCTGCAGTCGGTCGGCCTCGAGATGCCGATGTTCGACATCACCACCGGCACCGGCGACTTCGTCGCCAACGGGGTGGTCAGTCACAACTGCTTCGCCCGCTCGACGCACGAGTGGCTCGACCTGGACGCCGGCCGGGACTTCGACACGCAGATCGTCGTCAAGACCAACCTCGTCGAGGTGCTGCGCCGAGAGCTGGCCAGGCCGTCGGGCAGGCGCCGGCACGTGGCGCTCGGCACCAACACCGACCCCTACCAGCGCGCCGAGGGCCGATACCGGCTGATGCCCGGGGTCATCCGGGCGCTGGCCGACTCCGGGACCCCGTTCTCCGTCCTCACCAAGGGCACGCTGGCCCGCCGCGACCTGCCGCTGCTCGCCGACGCCGCGCGGGACGTCCCGGTCGGCTTCGGCGTCTCCCTGGCCATCTGGGACGACGACCTGCACGCGAGCCTCGAGCCCGGCGTGCCGTCGCCGCGCGCCCGGCTGGACCTGGTGCGCGCCGTGGCCGACGCCGGCCTGCCCTGCGGCGTGTTCCTCGCCCCGGTGCTGCCGGGCCTCACCGACCGCCGGTCCGACCTCGACGCGGCCCTCGGGGCGATCGCCGAGGCCGGCGCCACCGGCGTCACGGTGGTCCCGCTGCACCTGCGTCCGGGCGCCCGCGAGTGGTTCTCCGCGTGGCTGGCCCGCGAGCACCCGTCCCTGGTCGGCCGCTACCGGCAGCTCTACCGCGGCGGCGCCTACGTGCCGGCCGAGTACCGGGCGTGGCTCGCCGCGCGGGTCGCGCCGCTGCTGCGCCGGCACGGGCTCGACGGTCGGTCCGATGGAGCGGCCCGGGGCGCCGAGGCTCCCCCCGGCGTCCCCGGTGACGACGAGGCGGCCTTCCCGGCCGGGAGCCTGCCGCCGGCCCGCGACGACGCCGCCGCGCGCCCGCGGGGAGCCCGGCCGAGGCGCGCCCGCGCCGACGACGTCCCCGGCCAGCTGGCTCTCATCTGA
- a CDS encoding DUF1540 domain-containing protein: protein MTTVMPPVSECTVDGCSYNDHGCHAFAITVSGTDGHAGCGTFIPLTVRGGLPRAEAQVGACQRTDCRHNDALECHAEGIRVGFDHDTASCLTYSAA from the coding sequence ATGACCACAGTCATGCCGCCCGTCAGCGAGTGCACCGTCGACGGCTGCTCCTACAACGACCACGGCTGCCACGCCTTCGCGATCACCGTGAGCGGCACGGACGGCCACGCCGGCTGCGGCACCTTCATCCCGCTCACCGTCCGCGGCGGCCTGCCGCGGGCCGAGGCCCAGGTCGGCGCCTGTCAGCGCACCGACTGCCGGCACAACGACGCCCTCGAGTGCCACGCCGAGGGCATCCGGGTCGGCTTCGACCACGACACGGCCAGCTGCCTGACCTACTCGGCGGCCTGA
- a CDS encoding AMP-binding enzyme → MIISGGFNVYSAEVEQALMAHPGVQDCAVVGLPDEKWGERVVAVVQARAGTALDPADVRAFARARIGGVKAPKEVLVWADLPRSKVGKVLKPDIRARLVPADGTR, encoded by the coding sequence ATGATCATCAGCGGCGGTTTCAACGTGTACTCCGCGGAGGTCGAGCAGGCGCTCATGGCCCATCCCGGCGTGCAGGACTGCGCGGTCGTCGGGCTGCCCGACGAGAAGTGGGGCGAGCGGGTGGTCGCCGTCGTGCAGGCACGGGCCGGGACGGCACTCGACCCGGCCGACGTGCGGGCCTTCGCCCGAGCGCGCATCGGCGGGGTCAAGGCCCCCAAGGAGGTGCTCGTCTGGGCCGACCTCCCCCGCTCGAAGGTCGGCAAGGTGCTCAAGCCCGACATCCGCGCGCGCCTGGTGCCCGCGGACGGGACCCGGTAG